In one window of Henckelia pumila isolate YLH828 chromosome 1, ASM3356847v2, whole genome shotgun sequence DNA:
- the LOC140873156 gene encoding uncharacterized protein, producing the protein MDDLYKYFSDPAPWIPSIPTHKCCLNSVSDVTLKVVNLITLEGEWNDLVVKQLFTKYEAEAILDVPLNHREEMISDFGAKLLHLYQSVLKEHDITMDIPYSGTAQRPPILDGSNYSIWKVRMRVYIKSIDEKAWQRVLQGWNPPRRTYGEGDFLLKPETEWNADETAASNMNNKALNAIFTSLDSNMFSLVTNCVCAKQAWKKLQMHCKGSDSVRRTKRRILTTQFENLRMEESETIDEYERRLRKIENEAIDLGDAISNKHLVRKVLRSLPERFQMKICAIDESKDTSILGLDELMSSLQTYELEMNFGKRDKGVTTLGHNTDQKVLCLNASVSEDSNQEAGEVELSWDNAQKMYEELYNDWILRNKSNSALTKENSELKASVARLEVVLSKKDLELGKVKKELGRANATLAKFNSSKTKLDSILMMRKDDRASLGFHNSKFEVGESSQTIFVKENSNSASVPIAIPKEKPIPLKAQALVQRKKQRKRRFVCHYCHKQGHIKPYCFKLRYDYMYWNSRQELSSVLPTLNQNTARKKNFEKKVWVPKAKSSCNVVYTSLKTNVAGHWYFDSGSSRHMTGLKKYLSDYVEQDKGKVTYRRGANGKIVGKGTLNVEGMPKLHNVLHVKGLNANLISISQLCDDDIYVKFDKNLCQLGHANFKALKKLSQYDAVRGMPNLTSGVPYVCGDCKKGKQTRVSHPVLQHSGTTRCLEFLHMDLMGPMEVESCGDLKGKTIEDNIDDLLDTVAPQTDSSVVNSVVPPEKSPSTKLSPTLNMNEHSTEDQDDFENEIQDSGHNVPSKIQKNHPTSQIIGDAQGRMQTQRKEKE; encoded by the exons ATGGACGATCTATATAAGTATTTTTCAGACCCGGCCCCTTGGATTCCAAGTATTCCAACACACAAATGTTGCTTAAATTCTGTGTCGGATGTTACTTTGAAAGTGGTGAATTTGATCACACTAGAGGGTGAATGGAATGACTTGGTGGTGAAACAATTATTCACAAAGTATGAGGCAGAAGCTATTCTTGATGTGCCTTTGAATCATAGGGAGGAGATGATATCAGATTTTGGAGCTAAGCTCCTCCACCTTTATCAATCAGTTCTGAAAGAACAT GATATCACAATGGATATACCTTACTCAGGAACTGCTCAACGTCCTCCAATCTTGGATGGATCCAACTATTCTATCTGGAAAGTTAGGATGCGTGTCTACATCAAATCGATTGATGAAAAGGCATGGCAGCGTGTGCTACAAGGATGGAATCCACCAAGAAGAACTTATGGAGAAGGAGATTTTCTCCTCAAACCAGAAACGGAATGGAATGCCGATGAAACTGCTGCTTCGAATATGAACAATAAAGCCCTTAATGCTATATTTACTTCTCTTGATTCCAATATGTTTTCACTAGTCACTAACTGTGTATGTGCTAAACAGGCTTGGAAAAAACTTCAAATGCACTGTAAAGGATCCGATAGTGTGCGTCGAACCAAAAGAAGAATTCTCACTACCCAGTTTGAAAATCTGAGAATGGAAGAAAGTGAGACAATCGATGAATATGAACGCCGTTTGAGGAAGATAGAAAATGAGGCAATTGATCTTGGTGATGCTATTTCAAACAAACATTTAGTAAGAAAAGTGTTAAGATCACTGCCTGAAAGATTTCAAATGAAGATTTGTGCAATTGATGAATCGAAAGACACGTCAATTCTGGGCTTGGATGAATTGATGAGTTCTCTTCAAACTTATGAGTTGGAGATGAATTTTGGAAAAAGGgacaaag GTGTCACAACACTTGGTCACAACACTGACCAAAAGGTACTTTGTCTGAATGCATCTGTTTCTGAAGACTCAAATCAAGAAGCTGGTGAAGTAGAACTTTCTTGGGATAATGCTCAGAAGATGTATGAAGAATTGTATAATGACTGGATATTAAGGAACAAGTCAAATTCTGCTTTAACAAAGGAGAACAGTGAACTGAAAGCTTCAGTGGCTAGACTTGAAGTTGTTCTGAGCAAGAAGGATTTAGAACTAGGCAAGGTCAAAAAAGAGCTTGGAAGAGCCAATGCAACTCTCGCAAAGTTTAATTCGAGCAAGACCAAGCTGGATTCAATTTTGATGATGAGAAAAGATGATAGAGCTAGTCTAGGATTTCATAATAGCAAGTTTGAAGTTGGGGAGtcatcacaaactatttttgtcAAAGAGAACAGTAACTCTGCTAGTGTTCCAATTGCAATTCCAAAGGAAAAACCAATTCCATTGAAGGCACAAGCTCTTGTTCAAAGGAAAAAGCAAAGGAAGCGTAggtttgtttgtcattactgtcacAAGCAAGGTCATATCAAGCCTTACTGTTTCAAACTCAGGTATGACTATATGTACTGGAATTCCAGGCAAGAGCTGTcatcagtgttgccaacactgaaccaGAACACTGCCAGGAAgaaaaattttgagaaaaaggtttgggtaccaaaagctaaatCTAGTTGTAATGTcgtttatacttccttgaaaactaatgtTGCAGGTCATTGGTACTTCGACAGTGGTAGTTCACGCCACATGACAGGATTGAAGAAGTATCTttctgactatgttgaacaggATAAAGGAAAAGTGACATATAGAAGAGGAGCAAATGGAAAAATTGTTGGAAAAGGCACCTTGAATGTAGAGGGAATGCCGAAGCTTCACAATGTTCTACATGTTAAAGGATTAAATGCTAATCTTATTAGCATTAGCCAACTCTGTGATGATGatatttatgttaaatttgataagaattTATGTCAA ttgGGACATGCCAACTTCAAAGCACTGAAGAAATTAAGCCAGTATGATGCTGTACGAGGAATGCCAAATCTAACTTCTGGAGTTCCATATGTGTGTGGAGACTGTaaaaaaggtaagcaaactcGTGTGTCACATCCAGTGTTACAACACTCTGGGACAACACGATGTCTTGAATTCCTACACATGGACTTAATGGGACCTATGGAGGTTGAAAGCTGTGGAGATCTGAAGGGGAAAACAATTGAAGACAATATTGATGATCTGTTGGATACCGTTGCACCCCAGACTGATTCCAGTGTTGTCAATAGTGTTGTCCCACCTGAAAAATCACCCAGCACAAAACTGAGTCCAACACTGAATATGAATGAACATAGTACAGAAGATCAGGATGATTTTGAAAATGAAATACAAGATTCTGGACATAATGTACCTAGCAAAATTCAGAAAAACCATCCTACTTCACAAATCATAGGAGATGCGCAAGGAAGGATGCAGACccaaagaaaggaaaaa gaatga